The genomic segment TGCCGCCGGACCCACGGTGCCGAGGTCTTCGCCGCCTGCGGACAACTCGGTACCCGGCAAGGCAAATCGGGGCTTCAAAAAGATCTGGAATTCGGCCTAAGATCGGTCGACAGTAGGCACATACCCTCCGAATAGAAAGGCTTGTCCGTGCACTGGCTAATCCTCATCCCTTGCTACTTCTTCGGCGCCATGAGTCTGCTCGCTTTGTTCATGTTGTGCAGCCGGCTGTTGCGGCTCAGGCTGCCCATCGACTGGCTGGTCGGCATCGCCATTGCCGTTGCGGCGGTGGCCGTCGTTGCGCCACTGGCGCTGGGCGTGGTCGATCTGCACGCGGTGTCCGGCCGGGCGGTGCTGGTCGTCGGGCTGGCGTCGTTCGTCCTGACCGGCATCGACGTGGCGGTGGCGCGCCTGCTGCCGTTGCCGCTCGACCGCGACATCGAACGTCTGTAGAAATGCCCGCCGCCGCAAGTCGCGGCGGGTACCGGAGCACACGATAACGGATCGTTCCGGGCCCTGTGCCGGGCCCGGAACGGGTAGGTGTCGTGCCCCGTATCAGCGACCGGAACATGGGACGGGCAGCCGAACGTGGGCCGGGCAACCGCGAGGGTTGCCCCAGCCGGAGGGCGAGATGGACCGCAGGCGCAGTTTCTGGGGCTGGGGTTGGGAGGACGAGGCGCTGTCGGCCGAGGCGCAACAGCGTCTGGGTGCACTGGTCGCGGCGCGCCTCGGGCTCGGCGAACTCACCGCCACCCCGCCGCCGCGTCTCGAAGAGCTGACGCTGCGCGCGCCGCGCATCGCACCGCCGGCGGCCCTGGCGTCGATCTGCTCGACGACGCCGGCCGACCGCGCCGGGCACACTTACGGCAAATCATTTCGCGACATCGTCCGTGGCCTGCGTCGTCTCTATCCCAACCCACCCGACTTCGTCGCCTTCCCGCGCTCGGAGGACGAGATCGCCGGGCTGCTCGAATGGTGCACGGCGCGCAATGTGGCGGCTATACCCTACGGCGGCGGATCGAGCGTCGTCGGCGGCGTCGAGGCGCCGCCCGATGCGGCCTGCGCCGGCGTGGTCTCGATCGATTTGCGGCATTTCGACCGCGTCCTCGCCATCGACCCGGTAGCGCGCGCCGCCCGCATTCAGGCCGGCGTGTACGGCCCCGCCCTCGAAGATCAGTTGCGCCCGCACGGCTTCACGCTGCGCCACTTCCCACAGTCGTTCGAGCTGTCCACGTTGGGCGGCTGGATCGCGACGCGGTCCGGCGGCCATTACGCGACCCTGTACACGCACATCGACGACTTCGTCGAATCGCTGCGCGTCGTAACCCCGCGCGGGGTGGTCGAGTCGAGACGGCTGCCGGGCTCGGGCGCGGGTCCCAGTCCCGACCGGCTGTTCATCGGCTCCGAAGGCATTCTCGGCATCATCACCGAGGCCTG from the Candidatus Binatia bacterium genome contains:
- a CDS encoding FAD-binding oxidoreductase, yielding MDRRRSFWGWGWEDEALSAEAQQRLGALVAARLGLGELTATPPPRLEELTLRAPRIAPPAALASICSTTPADRAGHTYGKSFRDIVRGLRRLYPNPPDFVAFPRSEDEIAGLLEWCTARNVAAIPYGGGSSVVGGVEAPPDAACAGVVSIDLRHFDRVLAIDPVARAARIQAGVYGPALEDQLRPHGFTLRHFPQSFELSTLGGWIATRSGGHYATLYTHIDDFVESLRVVTPRGVVESRRLPGSGAGPSPDRLFIGSEGILGIITEAWMRLQARPRFRSAVSVPFPDFAAGVDATRAISQAGLYPANCRLLDAGEALTAGVGTDTVLLLAFEFADHAPDAWMARALECCRDHGGVVPAGAGRTRTAGAGGADETAGAWRRSFLQMPYLRDALVGLGMISETFETAITWDRFAAFHAGVSAAVEDVLRRVCKGGQMTCRFTHVYPDGPAPYFTVVAPSRPEAQLEHWDIVKSAAADAIVRLGGTITHHHAVGRDHRPWYDRQRPPLFAAALAAAKRVLDPGAVLNPGVLIDPTRECP